Proteins from one Coffea arabica cultivar ET-39 chromosome 8c, Coffea Arabica ET-39 HiFi, whole genome shotgun sequence genomic window:
- the LOC113705259 gene encoding 3-ketoacyl-CoA synthase 11-like has translation MSDLKPSTPLISPSISRRLPDFKQSVKLKYVKLGYHYLITHGMFLFLSPLVVVIAAQLSTFSFQDLHALWEHLKFNLISVFLCSTLLVFLSTVYFLTRPRAVYLVNFSCYKPEDVRKCTRQRFMELSVLTGSFMPENLDFQRKIVERSGLGESTYLPEAVLTVPPNPCLAEARKEAETVMFGAIDELLAKTSLKPKDIGILIVNCSLFNPTPSLSAVVINHYKLRGNIFSYNLGGMGCSAGLISIDLAKDLLQAHPNTYALVISMENITLNWYIGNERSMLVSNCLFRMGGAAILLSNKRSDRWRSKYQLVHTVRTHKGSDDKCFSCVTQLEDPKGEIGVALSKDLMAVAGDALKTNITTLGPLVLPMSEQLLFFTTLVAKKLLKMKIKPYIPDFKLAFEHFCIHAGGRAVLDELEKNLQLSDWHMEPSRMTLYRFGNTSSSSLWYELAYLEAKGRIKWGDRTWQIAFGSGFKCNSAVWKALRTINPAKETNPWMAEIDQFPVEVPRVSAI, from the coding sequence ATGAGTGACTTAAAACCAAGCACACCTCTGATCTCTCCCTCAATTTCTAGAAGGCTTCCTGATTTTAAGCAGTCTGTTAAATTGAAGTATGTGAAGCTTGGATATCATTATCTGATCACCCATGGAATGTTCCTGTTTTTATCTCCACTAGTTGTTGTTATTGCTGCTCAGTTGTCCACATTCTCATTCCAAGACCTTCATGCTCTTTGggaacatctcaagttcaatcTGATATCAGTTTTCTTGTGCTCGACCCTTTTGGTGTTCTTGTCTACTGTTTATTTCCTTACTCGACCTCGAGCTGTTTATCTTGTAAATTTCTCGTGCTATAAGCCTGAGGATGTGAGGAAATGCACGAGACAGCGCTTCATGGAACTATCAGTGCTCACTGGCTCATTTATGCCTGAAAACCTTGACTTCCAGAGGAAAATTGTGGAGAGGTCAGGTCTTGGTGAGTCAACTTACCTCCCTGAAGCTGTGCTCACAGTTCCTCCAAATCCCTGTTTGGCAGAAGCTAGAAAAGAAGCTGAAACTGTAATGTTTGGTGCCATTGATGAACTACTTGCCAAAACTTCTCTAAAGCCCAAAGACATTGGTATTCTCATTGTCAATTGCAGCTTGTTTAATCCCACTCCATCTTTGTCTGCTGTGGTTATTAACCATTACAAACTTCGTGGGAACATTTTCAGTTACAATCTAGGTGGGATGGGTTGTAGTGCTGGTTTGATCTCGATTGATCTTGCTAAAGATCTTCTTCAAGCCCATCCCAACACTTATGCTCTTGTTATCAGCATGGAAAATATTACTTTGAATTGGTATATTGGGAATGAAAGATCAATGCTTGTTTCAAATTGCTTGTTCCGAATGGGAGGGGCTGCAATTCTGCTTTCTAATAAAAGATCTGATCGATGGAGATCCAAGTATCAGTTAGTGCACACCGTCAGAACCCACAAAGGATCCGATGATAAATGCTTTTCTTGTGTTACCCAATTGGAGGATCCCAAAGGTGAAATTGGGGTTGCTCTGTCAAAGGATTTGATGGCAGTAGCTGGTGATGCTTTGAAGACAAACATTACTACTTTGGGTCCTCTTGTGCTGCCCATGTCAGAGCAGCTACTCTTCTTTACCACATTGGTGGCCAAGAAGCTGTTGAAGATGAAGATTAAACCTTATATTCCTGATTTCAAGTTGGCCTTCGAGCATTTCTGCATCCATGCTGGTGGAAGGGCTGTATTAGATGAGCTGGAGAAGAATCTCCAGCTTTCTGATTGGCACATGGAGCCCTCTAGGATGACACTCTACCGATTTGGGAACACCTCAAGTAGCTCTCTTTGGTATGAGTTGGCATACTTAGAGGCCAAGGGGAGGATTAAGTGGGGAGACAGAACTTGGCAGATAGCATTTGGTTCTGGCTTCAAGTGCAACAGTGCAGTTTGGAAGGCCTTAAGAACTATCAACCCAGCTAAGGAGACGAATCCGTGGATGGCTGAGATTGACCAATTTCCAGTAGAAGTTCCAAGGGTCTCAGCAATCTAA